The genomic segment ACGGACGCTGCATCGATTTCTGATCAGCATTGAGCCAACGCGGCCGTGTGCCGCCCAGCCGAGACAACGAGCCCAGCGAATGGCGACCAGACAACGCCCACTTTCCCCGCACCTTCAGGTGTATCGCTGGCAGATTCAGATGGCCACCTCGATCCTGCATCGAGCCACTGGCGTCTTTCTGTCTGTTGGTGCCCTCATCATCGCCGCGGGCCTGCTGGCCCTGATGATGGGGCCCGAGTCCTGGAACTGCTTCACCGGCCATGCCGGGGCCTGGTATGGCCGCGTGTTCCTGTTCGCGTGGACATGGTCGTTCGCCTATCACCTGTGCAATGGCATCCGCCATGTGGTGCAGGACTTCGCCATCGGCTTCAGCATTCCCGCCTTCATCC from the Stenotrophomonas maltophilia genome contains:
- the sdhC gene encoding succinate dehydrogenase, cytochrome b556 subunit: MATRQRPLSPHLQVYRWQIQMATSILHRATGVFLSVGALIIAAGLLALMMGPESWNCFTGHAGAWYGRVFLFAWTWSFAYHLCNGIRHVVQDFAIGFSIPAFIRSSWLSVTGSLVITLLVWAYVMFGGAA